One genomic segment of Trichococcus shcherbakoviae includes these proteins:
- a CDS encoding ATP-binding protein yields the protein MKRTSIFLKSWVLVTFLTVTIMTLMYIGHAIISVNSIEDTYTKLLQEKITAYKDTVMTNPEVYLTQAETAQSLDPELSYFIKIGDQSRFVVQNPDLQGQSEPLLENILANDEILDAIDSNVDDFSRITIEDEENNPLLLMVFVHTFELQGQAGMLVINYELDEFQAYELNAKSITLLLLTVYLMGTIVYYQYLIRNVAEPLEVMTDIAFKYSRNDFSKRITFESYDEISGLGTAMNKLGKTLQATTLMNREERELLNHLFDSLPAGILYFDQNFHLKLVNGPGQEFLDFWRRVDPDAEAKAIPHQFKEMVQHAFTTTAGSEADLSWSQRHYNVKVTPVIQTDLQKTAGVLIVLQDVTNERQLDIIRGDFITNVSHDLRTPLQMIKGYSEAIIDNIAESNAEKIEMAQIILDETTEMNKMVNNLLDLSRMQAGYIELNRQTVDLATFFNHLAGRFENSFKEAAIQFSYELDDGIKTYPFDEEKMNQVFYNLIDNAVRYSAEIGTRRQKFIHITVRLEDMLDKVVFEISDNGIGIQAESLPFIFERFYKNDKSRTYSKQKGTGIGLSIVKTIVEAHDGEIEVHSEPGVGTTFLARFPFHAS from the coding sequence ATGAAAAGGACGAGCATATTCCTCAAATCATGGGTACTAGTGACTTTTTTGACTGTAACCATCATGACTTTGATGTATATCGGCCACGCAATCATCAGTGTGAACTCCATCGAAGATACCTATACTAAACTGCTGCAGGAGAAAATAACAGCGTACAAAGATACGGTTATGACCAATCCTGAGGTTTATCTCACCCAAGCTGAGACTGCGCAATCGTTGGATCCGGAATTGTCCTATTTCATCAAAATAGGGGATCAGAGCCGTTTTGTCGTACAAAACCCGGATCTGCAAGGGCAGTCCGAGCCGCTTCTTGAGAACATCCTGGCGAATGATGAAATTCTGGATGCGATCGACAGTAACGTGGATGATTTCAGCAGGATCACCATAGAGGACGAGGAAAATAATCCCTTGCTTTTGATGGTTTTTGTGCATACTTTTGAATTGCAAGGGCAAGCCGGAATGCTCGTCATCAATTATGAACTGGATGAATTCCAGGCTTATGAACTGAACGCAAAAAGCATCACATTGTTGCTGCTGACTGTCTATCTCATGGGGACAATCGTTTACTACCAGTACCTTATCAGGAATGTTGCCGAACCATTGGAAGTCATGACGGACATCGCCTTCAAATACTCGCGGAATGATTTTTCCAAGCGGATCACGTTCGAATCCTATGATGAGATATCCGGATTGGGCACCGCCATGAACAAGCTAGGAAAGACTCTCCAAGCCACGACGCTGATGAACCGGGAGGAGCGGGAACTGTTGAATCATCTATTTGATTCTTTGCCGGCCGGCATCCTTTATTTTGACCAAAATTTCCATCTGAAATTAGTGAACGGGCCTGGACAAGAGTTTTTGGATTTTTGGCGAAGGGTGGATCCGGATGCAGAAGCTAAAGCGATACCGCATCAGTTCAAGGAAATGGTCCAGCACGCTTTCACCACAACAGCCGGATCGGAAGCGGATCTCAGTTGGTCCCAGCGGCATTATAACGTAAAAGTGACTCCGGTCATCCAAACCGATCTGCAAAAAACAGCTGGCGTCCTGATTGTGTTGCAGGATGTGACGAACGAAAGGCAGTTGGATATTATCCGCGGTGATTTCATCACGAATGTATCCCATGACTTGCGGACGCCGTTGCAGATGATCAAAGGTTACAGCGAAGCCATTATCGACAACATCGCCGAAAGCAATGCCGAGAAAATTGAAATGGCCCAAATCATTTTGGACGAAACGACCGAAATGAACAAAATGGTCAACAACCTTTTGGATCTGTCGCGCATGCAAGCGGGGTATATTGAACTGAACCGGCAAACTGTCGATCTCGCAACTTTCTTCAACCACTTGGCGGGCAGGTTCGAAAACAGTTTCAAAGAAGCTGCCATCCAATTCTCTTATGAATTGGATGATGGCATCAAAACCTATCCATTTGATGAAGAGAAAATGAATCAGGTATTTTACAATCTGATCGACAATGCGGTACGCTATTCAGCCGAAATCGGCACGCGCAGGCAAAAATTCATCCATATCACTGTCCGTTTGGAGGACATGTTGGATAAAGTTGTCTTTGAAATCAGCGATAACGGCATCGGTATCCAAGCGGAAAGTTTGCCTTTCATTTTCGAGCGTTTTTACAAAAATGACAAATCGCGGACCTACTCGAAACAAAAAGGAACCGGCATCGGGCTTTCGATCGTAAAGACAATCGTGGAAGCTCATGACGGGGAAATAGAAGTCCATAGCGAACCGGGTGTTGGGACGACTTTCTTGGCCCGTTTTCCATTTCACGCAAGTTGA
- a CDS encoding pseudouridine synthase has protein sequence MERLQKVIAHAGIASRRKAEELITSGAVSVNGNKVTELGVKVSKSDRVEVNGLPIYREQPVYYLFYKPKNTLSSVKDDKDRTVVTDFFNVKERIYPIGRLDYDTTGLLLLTNDGEFANLLTHPKYHIDKTYVAKVGCIPTRSDLNKLENGIVIDGKKTSKARAKLISANSQKNTAIVELTIHEGWNHQVKIMFEKIGCPVEKLKRESFGFLTLGDLKPGQHRELKAFEIEKLKNLALANEKASKRQ, from the coding sequence ATGGAAAGATTACAGAAAGTCATTGCACATGCAGGAATAGCTTCAAGGCGGAAAGCCGAAGAACTGATCACTTCCGGTGCAGTCAGCGTAAACGGAAACAAGGTAACTGAATTAGGGGTCAAAGTATCAAAAAGCGACAGAGTGGAAGTGAATGGCTTACCCATCTATCGTGAACAGCCGGTTTACTACTTGTTCTACAAACCAAAGAATACACTCTCATCCGTTAAAGATGATAAAGATCGGACTGTCGTCACTGATTTCTTCAATGTGAAAGAGCGGATCTATCCGATCGGCAGATTGGACTATGATACGACCGGCTTGCTTCTTTTGACCAATGATGGTGAGTTTGCAAACTTATTGACCCATCCGAAATATCACATCGACAAAACCTATGTCGCCAAGGTAGGGTGCATCCCTACGCGCTCCGACCTGAATAAATTGGAGAACGGAATCGTAATCGACGGCAAAAAAACATCGAAAGCGCGGGCTAAGTTGATTTCTGCCAATTCCCAAAAAAATACAGCAATCGTTGAATTGACCATCCATGAAGGCTGGAACCATCAAGTCAAAATAATGTTCGAAAAAATTGGTTGCCCTGTCGAAAAACTGAAAAGGGAATCTTTTGGATTCCTTACGCTCGGCGATCTGAAACCGGGGCAACACCGAGAGCTGAAGGCGTTTGAAATCGAGAAGCTGAAGAACCTGGCTCTTGCAAACGAAAAGGCATCAAAAAGGCAGTAA
- a CDS encoding GNAT family N-acetyltransferase gives MFISYNQSCEKIAMGLLSYVTDLKNVARLKPEMESYIENVDRKLFLWKDEETDNIVALIGVQIHEAMVLVRHIAVSPSFRKEGIVHRLLDGLQQNYPTSAINGTLETAPFIAKWNQKQQNRNDEETSGSL, from the coding sequence TCATTTCTTATAATCAATCATGTGAAAAAATAGCTATGGGACTGCTTTCTTATGTGACAGATCTAAAAAATGTAGCAAGGCTGAAGCCGGAAATGGAAAGCTACATTGAAAATGTCGACAGAAAACTATTCTTGTGGAAAGATGAAGAGACAGATAATATCGTTGCTTTGATAGGTGTGCAAATACATGAAGCAATGGTGTTGGTTCGTCATATCGCTGTCTCGCCTTCTTTTCGGAAGGAAGGCATCGTGCATCGGTTGTTGGATGGCTTGCAGCAAAACTATCCAACAAGCGCGATCAACGGGACACTGGAAACCGCGCCGTTCATCGCCAAATGGAACCAGAAGCAGCAGAACCGAAACGATGAGGAAACGAGTGGATCATTGTGA
- a CDS encoding segregation/condensation protein A produces MSEQNELTLILPDFEGPLDLLLHLIKELKVDIFDIPIAEVTFQYLRYLDTMQEMKLDIAGDYLLMAATLLEIKSRMLLPKKEVAFEEEFYEEGEDPRESLIQQLVEYKQFQEAAKALKTMEQERGLYFTKPATDLEDLQQAVPLAPGEVSAADLIAALQKMYQKLQKKKPLQARMEQDQYTVDQTMSWIMEKLENLPHDSDQRLPFTAFFEVQTKSQIVNTFLAMLELVKERKINFSQENIYGDIYILRNMGVLANE; encoded by the coding sequence GTGAGTGAACAAAATGAACTCACCCTCATATTGCCGGATTTTGAGGGACCATTGGATCTCCTCCTGCACTTGATCAAAGAGCTGAAAGTCGATATTTTCGATATTCCGATTGCAGAAGTGACTTTTCAATATCTGCGTTATTTGGACACGATGCAAGAGATGAAATTGGATATCGCCGGCGATTATCTGCTGATGGCTGCGACGCTGTTGGAGATAAAGAGCCGGATGCTGCTTCCGAAAAAAGAAGTGGCCTTCGAAGAGGAGTTTTATGAAGAGGGCGAGGATCCAAGGGAAAGCTTGATTCAACAATTGGTTGAATACAAGCAATTCCAGGAAGCCGCCAAAGCACTGAAAACCATGGAACAAGAACGCGGCTTATATTTCACAAAGCCGGCAACGGATCTGGAGGACCTCCAACAAGCAGTACCGCTCGCTCCAGGCGAGGTTTCTGCGGCGGATCTGATTGCCGCGCTCCAGAAAATGTATCAGAAACTGCAGAAGAAAAAGCCGCTTCAGGCCAGAATGGAACAGGACCAATATACGGTGGATCAGACGATGAGTTGGATCATGGAGAAGCTGGAGAACCTGCCGCATGATTCTGACCAGAGGCTTCCCTTTACGGCTTTCTTTGAAGTGCAGACCAAGTCGCAGATCGTGAATACATTTTTGGCGATGCTGGAATTGGTCAAAGAAAGAAAAATCAATTTTTCGCAAGAGAACATATACGGAGACATTTATATATTACGCAATATGGGAGTTTTAGCAAATGAATAA
- a CDS encoding response regulator transcription factor, giving the protein MTNSSGKILIVDDEERIRRLLKLYLEKDGYETAEAEDGTTAVEMILNNHYDLVLLDIMLPGMTGIEVAKIIRKEKEIPIMMITARGEENNRVEGFLSGADDYIVKPFSPREVMLRVAAILKRTKPSESESSTIEYPLLKIFPDARKVLVDEVAINLTPKEFELLLYLSKSPEKIFTREVLLKEVWKYEFFGDLRTVDTHVKRLREKLLKQSKAVSKMIVTVWGMGYKFSPNDDRAADDKQ; this is encoded by the coding sequence ATGACAAATTCCAGCGGGAAAATATTGATTGTGGATGACGAGGAACGTATCCGGAGATTGCTGAAACTCTATCTGGAAAAGGATGGCTATGAAACAGCCGAGGCAGAGGATGGAACCACAGCGGTAGAAATGATTTTGAACAATCATTACGATTTGGTATTGTTGGATATCATGCTTCCTGGAATGACCGGCATTGAAGTGGCCAAAATTATCCGCAAGGAAAAAGAAATACCGATCATGATGATCACTGCCCGCGGTGAAGAGAACAATCGCGTGGAGGGATTCCTATCAGGGGCGGACGACTACATCGTAAAGCCATTCAGTCCAAGGGAAGTCATGTTGCGGGTCGCTGCCATTTTGAAGCGGACGAAGCCTTCAGAATCGGAATCGAGCACAATCGAATATCCCCTGCTGAAGATTTTTCCGGATGCCAGAAAAGTACTGGTTGACGAGGTTGCCATCAATTTGACGCCCAAAGAATTTGAATTGCTTCTTTATCTTTCAAAGTCCCCCGAGAAAATTTTTACCAGAGAGGTCCTTTTGAAGGAAGTCTGGAAATATGAGTTCTTCGGTGATCTCCGTACGGTCGACACGCATGTCAAGCGCTTGCGTGAAAAACTGTTGAAGCAATCGAAAGCTGTTTCAAAAATGATAGTGACCGTTTGGGGGATGGGTTATAAATTTTCTCCGAATGATGACCGAGCAGCAGACGATAAACAATGA
- the scpB gene encoding SMC-Scp complex subunit ScpB: protein MNKKGALESLLFVAGDDGLSMDEITSLLETTPLEAQNLLTEMRASHNDNIHSGLTLIETRKRYQLATKREYAELIKMYAVSPFATHLSQAALETLAIIAYKQPLTRMEIDQIRGVQSAGLVQRLLLRGLIKEIGRSETPGRPIIYGTTDYFMNYFGLTTIDDLPNVDELFQMQDNESFDLFDFPADEDADNQLAFFKKDSIISEQE from the coding sequence ATGAATAAAAAAGGGGCACTGGAGAGTCTGCTGTTTGTGGCAGGGGATGATGGCTTGAGCATGGACGAGATCACCTCTCTGTTGGAGACCACTCCATTGGAAGCGCAAAATTTGTTGACCGAAATGCGGGCGAGCCATAACGACAACATCCACTCTGGTTTGACGCTTATCGAAACCCGCAAAAGATACCAACTCGCAACGAAACGGGAATATGCGGAACTCATCAAAATGTACGCTGTTTCGCCTTTCGCGACCCACTTGTCACAAGCTGCCCTGGAGACGCTGGCGATCATCGCTTACAAGCAACCCTTGACGCGGATGGAAATCGATCAGATCCGCGGTGTGCAGTCGGCAGGCTTGGTCCAAAGGCTGTTGCTGAGAGGGCTGATAAAGGAAATCGGGCGTTCCGAAACACCAGGAAGACCGATCATATACGGCACAACCGATTATTTCATGAATTATTTCGGATTGACCACAATTGATGATCTGCCGAATGTGGACGAATTATTCCAGATGCAGGATAATGAATCCTTCGATCTTTTTGATTTTCCTGCGGATGAAGATGCAGATAACCAACTTGCTTTTTTTAAGAAAGATTCCATCATATCGGAACAAGAATGA